The Catenuloplanes niger genome includes a window with the following:
- a CDS encoding GntR family transcriptional regulator produces the protein MSAYEVPTPKYLRVLNTIRERIESDKYPPGTSLPSENTLAKEFGVARPTVLKALGILRQDGWIESQQGKGHFVRGRPSAAGVSPQYAREALYLDETVSTSVLHVGPVLAPPRIAASLHIPDDTPVYVRHRITVSEFGPVDMVSTYVPVDVAVGTDIIKPAPIAGSLLDHINRVRGIRGDYVIERLTARRITEHEAGMLEVPYDESVISTVITVYQSSGEAVLSSQLVMPGSRHEIDDAYPLP, from the coding sequence GTGAGCGCGTACGAGGTGCCGACGCCGAAGTACCTGCGGGTGCTCAACACGATCCGTGAGCGCATCGAGAGCGACAAGTACCCGCCGGGAACTTCGCTGCCGTCGGAGAACACGCTCGCCAAGGAGTTCGGGGTCGCGCGGCCGACCGTGTTGAAGGCGCTGGGCATCCTGCGGCAGGACGGGTGGATCGAGTCGCAGCAGGGCAAGGGGCACTTCGTGCGTGGTCGGCCGTCCGCTGCCGGTGTCTCGCCGCAGTACGCGCGGGAAGCGCTGTACCTGGACGAGACCGTTTCCACGAGCGTGTTGCACGTGGGGCCGGTGCTGGCTCCGCCGCGCATCGCGGCCTCGCTGCACATCCCGGATGACACGCCGGTCTACGTGCGTCACCGGATCACGGTGTCGGAGTTCGGGCCGGTCGACATGGTGTCGACGTACGTTCCGGTGGATGTGGCGGTCGGCACCGACATCATCAAGCCGGCGCCGATCGCTGGCAGCCTTCTCGACCACATCAATCGGGTACGCGGCATCCGCGGGGACTATGTGATTGAGCGGCTGACTGCTCGCCGCATCACCGAGCACGAGGCCGGCATGCTTGAGGTGCCTTACGACGAGTCCGTGATCAGCACCGTGATCACGGTGTACCAGTCGTCGGGTGAGGCCGTGCTGTCGTCCCAGCTGGTGATGCCCGGTTCGCGACACGAGATCGACGACGCCTACCCGCTGCCGTAG